In a single window of the Niabella ginsenosidivorans genome:
- a CDS encoding polysaccharide biosynthesis protein, whose amino-acid sequence MRIQGKALLITGGTGSFGNAVMNRFLNTDHFKEIRIFSRDEKKQDDMRKRYNNAKIKFYLGDVRDYSSVETVVNGVDYIFHAAALKQVPSCEFFPLEAVKTNVLGTDNVLNAAEKFGVKKVVVLSTDKAAYPINAMGMSKALMEKVTVARSRNLDDSKTIFCATRYGNVMASRGSVIPLFIDQIKAGKPLTITDPGMTRFMMTLEDAVDLVLYAFENAKQGDLFVQKAPGATIETLAKALIEMYQSDSQIKIIGTRHGEKVYETLVNREDMLKAEDMGNYYRIPADTRDLNYEQYFSEGNKEEAQIEEYHSHNTHRLDVEGMKELLKKLPVIREDILGEIDVIHYPV is encoded by the coding sequence ATGCGTATACAAGGTAAAGCCCTATTAATCACAGGTGGTACAGGTTCATTTGGCAATGCCGTTATGAACCGATTCTTAAATACAGATCACTTTAAAGAGATCCGTATCTTCAGCCGTGATGAGAAAAAACAGGATGATATGCGGAAACGTTATAACAATGCCAAGATCAAATTTTATCTTGGTGATGTGCGCGACTATTCAAGTGTTGAAACTGTTGTAAATGGTGTGGATTACATTTTTCATGCCGCAGCTTTAAAGCAAGTGCCCTCCTGCGAATTCTTTCCGCTGGAAGCAGTTAAAACCAATGTATTGGGTACCGATAATGTGCTGAATGCAGCCGAGAAATTCGGCGTGAAAAAGGTTGTGGTATTAAGTACAGACAAAGCGGCCTATCCGATTAATGCAATGGGCATGAGTAAGGCATTGATGGAGAAAGTTACTGTAGCTCGATCCCGTAACCTGGATGATTCAAAAACCATTTTCTGCGCTACCCGTTATGGGAATGTGATGGCTTCCCGAGGTTCCGTTATTCCCCTGTTTATTGATCAGATCAAAGCAGGAAAGCCACTAACCATTACAGATCCGGGTATGACCCGTTTTATGATGACGCTGGAAGATGCGGTGGATCTGGTACTGTATGCTTTTGAAAATGCCAAACAGGGTGATTTATTCGTACAAAAGGCGCCCGGAGCTACTATTGAAACCCTCGCAAAAGCACTGATTGAAATGTACCAATCTGATAGCCAAATAAAAATTATTGGTACCCGGCATGGAGAAAAAGTATATGAAACGCTGGTAAACCGGGAAGATATGTTAAAGGCCGAAGATATGGGCAATTACTATCGTATACCAGCAGATACCCGGGATCTAAATTATGAACAGTATTTTTCTGAAGGTAATAAAGAAGAGGCTCAAATAGAAGAATATCATTCACATAATACGCATCGCCTGGACGTGGAAGGTATGAAAGAACTGCTTAAAAAGTTACCTGTAATAAGAGAAGATATTTTAGGAGAAATCGATGTTATCCATTATCCTGTATAA
- a CDS encoding glycosyltransferase family 4 protein, with amino-acid sequence MVVLTTTPHYNIVPAVIKKQPLSKHLLGLYYTSEYNGIKVLHVTQKKFKSTILRMLGFVYWHTLSLILGLKEKRIDLILSPSPPLSIGFINLIIGRLKKAKVIYNVQEIYPDFLIEQGNLKSGIIIRFLKWLERFVYNKSDAVTTIDQIFYNIISPRFVCPKKLHIIPNFVDTALYRPLSKETIKLCRDVFKNSNALKVMYAGNIGHAQDWDPLIQAALYLKDDPIEFYVIGEGVMKEYLSSQVKTKSLNKVHVLPYQPRELMPHLLAFSDIQFIFMSKEMENHGFPSKVYTIMASAKPLLVCSGEQTPIVNFLSQFTCAKLITTNDNNNKINEITSFLKTISKDELKKMGENGFNEVQKNYSKEAVSQQYIQLVQQLLN; translated from the coding sequence GTGGTGGTATTAACAACAACCCCCCACTACAATATAGTACCAGCGGTAATTAAGAAGCAACCGTTATCGAAACATCTTTTAGGACTATACTATACTAGTGAGTACAATGGTATTAAAGTATTGCACGTAACACAGAAGAAGTTTAAATCTACAATTCTTCGAATGCTAGGTTTTGTCTATTGGCATACACTTTCATTAATACTTGGGTTAAAAGAAAAACGTATAGATCTTATTTTATCTCCATCCCCTCCTTTATCAATTGGGTTTATTAACTTGATCATTGGTCGATTAAAGAAGGCAAAAGTAATATATAATGTTCAGGAAATTTACCCGGATTTTCTTATAGAGCAGGGAAATCTCAAATCTGGCATAATTATACGTTTTCTAAAATGGCTGGAGCGCTTTGTTTACAATAAGTCGGATGCTGTTACTACAATTGACCAAATATTTTACAATATTATATCTCCCAGATTTGTATGCCCAAAAAAGTTACACATTATTCCAAACTTTGTAGACACTGCACTTTACCGTCCCCTTTCCAAAGAAACCATTAAACTCTGCAGGGACGTATTTAAAAATAGTAATGCTCTAAAAGTAATGTACGCCGGAAATATAGGGCATGCCCAAGATTGGGATCCTCTTATACAAGCAGCCCTATATCTTAAAGATGATCCGATTGAATTTTATGTTATTGGAGAAGGCGTAATGAAAGAATATCTTTCCAGCCAGGTCAAGACAAAGAGCCTGAATAAAGTACATGTTCTTCCCTACCAGCCTAGGGAACTAATGCCTCATCTGCTTGCTTTTTCTGATATTCAATTTATCTTTATGTCCAAGGAGATGGAAAACCATGGGTTTCCCTCAAAGGTATATACTATAATGGCCAGCGCAAAGCCTTTACTCGTTTGTTCAGGAGAACAAACTCCGATCGTAAATTTTCTGAGTCAATTCACCTGTGCAAAGCTTATTACTACAAATGATAATAATAACAAGATTAATGAGATAACATCTTTTTTAAAAACTATATCTAAAGATGAGCTAAAAAAAATGGGAGAAAATGGTTTTAATGAAGTTCAAAAAAATTATTCAAAAGAAGCTGTCTCTCAACAATATATTCAACTTGTACAGCAACTTCTAAATTAA
- a CDS encoding right-handed parallel beta-helix repeat-containing protein encodes MKKGLLYFFLICSSSTYAQFLYKNINQETKSNYTSNASKINSLKSTTFKTAVDLTKYLPPNYSKSGNVDYTSYIQKGLDENRKVIMPNFPILINAKGIKLKSNSSILFQTNSQINLKPTNLAQYGVIWIDNIENVDIYYPKLIGDKYNHLSSKGQWGMGLFITSSNNINIYNPIISKMWGDAIYIGQQQNKISTNITISNAFLDDNRRNGISIVSGNGIYVKNCFISNTNGVSPSGGIDIEPNANNNELKNIELTNITTYNNGSRGILVALDYLNGVNKKAISIDINNHKDYYSPTGLEIYSDRGNGNKLPNQNSGYISISKTEYYYNKKAGFLSGVSKKNNIELRVSNINSNKQFISSAITNSLSKDFKSGKEIRIK; translated from the coding sequence ATGAAAAAAGGACTTTTATACTTCTTTCTAATATGCAGTAGCAGTACATACGCTCAATTTTTATATAAGAATATTAACCAAGAGACCAAATCAAATTATACAAGTAATGCGTCAAAAATTAATTCACTTAAAAGTACCACTTTTAAAACTGCCGTTGATTTAACTAAATATTTACCTCCAAATTATTCAAAAAGCGGTAATGTTGATTATACCTCATATATTCAGAAAGGGTTAGACGAAAATCGCAAAGTGATAATGCCAAACTTCCCCATTTTAATAAATGCAAAAGGCATAAAACTAAAATCAAATTCGAGTATTTTATTTCAAACCAATTCTCAGATTAATTTAAAGCCCACTAACCTGGCTCAATATGGCGTGATATGGATAGATAATATTGAAAATGTTGACATTTATTACCCTAAACTGATTGGAGATAAATACAATCATTTGTCTTCGAAAGGTCAATGGGGAATGGGATTATTTATTACGAGTAGTAATAACATAAACATTTATAATCCCATAATTTCGAAAATGTGGGGAGATGCCATTTACATTGGACAACAACAAAATAAGATATCAACTAATATAACAATCTCTAATGCCTTTTTGGATGATAATAGAAGAAACGGAATATCAATAGTATCTGGGAATGGAATTTATGTCAAGAATTGTTTTATTTCAAATACCAATGGGGTTAGCCCCTCAGGAGGGATTGATATTGAGCCAAATGCTAATAACAATGAACTTAAAAATATTGAATTAACAAACATTACAACTTATAACAATGGCTCTCGAGGAATATTAGTAGCACTGGACTACCTAAATGGTGTTAACAAAAAAGCAATATCAATAGACATCAATAATCATAAAGATTATTATTCACCAACGGGGTTAGAAATATATTCTGATAGAGGAAACGGAAACAAATTACCCAATCAGAATTCCGGGTATATTTCAATAAGCAAAACAGAGTATTACTATAATAAAAAGGCAGGTTTTTTAAGCGGGGTAAGCAAAAAAAACAATATTGAGCTTAGAGTATCCAACATAAACAGCAATAAACAATTTATTTCCTCTGCTATTACAAATAGTTTGAGTAAAGATTTTAAAAGTGGAAAAGAAATACGAATAAAATAA
- the wecB gene encoding non-hydrolyzing UDP-N-acetylglucosamine 2-epimerase, whose amino-acid sequence MKKLKVMTVVGTRPEIIRLSRVLVALDASQAIDHILVHTGQNYDYELNQIFFEDLGIRKPDHFLEAAGKTATETVGNILIKIDPLLESLKPDAFLVLGDTNSCLCAIPAKKRHIPIFHMEAGNRCFDQRVPEETNRRIVDHTSDINLTYSDIAREYLLREGLPADRIIKTGSPMFEVLNHYLPDIKKSNILTKLGLEADKYFVVSSHREENINSDKNFSGLINSLNAIAEQYHYPVIISTHPRTRNMIEKKQVQVRPEIQFLKPLGFHDYNALQIHSFATLSDSGTISEESSILNFRALNIREAHERPEAMEEAAVMMVGLNTERILQGLVQLQQQETGINRNFRQVADYCMPNVSEKVVRIILSYTDYVKRIVWSEAI is encoded by the coding sequence ATGAAGAAACTAAAAGTAATGACGGTTGTTGGAACCCGTCCAGAAATAATACGGTTGTCCAGAGTTTTGGTGGCATTGGATGCTTCCCAAGCTATTGATCACATATTAGTTCATACTGGTCAGAATTACGACTATGAGTTAAATCAAATATTTTTTGAAGACCTAGGCATTCGCAAGCCTGATCACTTTTTGGAAGCGGCTGGGAAAACCGCTACGGAAACAGTTGGTAATATTCTTATAAAAATAGACCCACTGTTAGAATCATTAAAACCAGATGCCTTTTTAGTTTTAGGAGATACCAACTCTTGTCTTTGTGCTATTCCTGCTAAAAAGCGGCATATCCCTATATTCCATATGGAGGCCGGAAACCGATGTTTTGATCAGCGGGTGCCTGAGGAAACCAACCGCCGTATTGTGGACCATACATCTGATATTAATCTTACCTACAGTGATATTGCCAGGGAGTACCTTTTGCGTGAAGGATTACCTGCAGATCGAATCATTAAAACGGGTTCTCCTATGTTTGAAGTATTGAATCATTACTTGCCAGACATTAAAAAATCTAACATTTTAACAAAACTGGGACTTGAAGCAGATAAGTACTTTGTAGTATCATCCCATAGAGAAGAGAATATTAATTCGGACAAGAATTTTTCAGGGCTTATCAATTCGCTGAATGCAATTGCAGAACAATACCACTATCCTGTTATTATATCTACCCATCCCCGCACGCGAAACATGATTGAGAAAAAACAAGTTCAGGTACGGCCCGAAATACAGTTTCTGAAACCGCTCGGTTTTCATGATTATAATGCTTTACAAATACATTCTTTTGCCACGCTATCTGATTCCGGTACCATTTCGGAAGAGTCTTCCATATTAAATTTCCGGGCACTGAATATCCGGGAAGCGCATGAACGTCCGGAAGCTATGGAAGAGGCAGCTGTAATGATGGTAGGGTTAAATACAGAACGTATCCTTCAAGGCCTGGTACAATTGCAACAACAGGAAACAGGTATCAATCGTAATTTTCGGCAAGTAGCGGATTATTGTATGCCTAATGTTTCAGAAAAAGTAGTAAGGATTATATTAAGTTACACTGATTATGTAAAACGGATAGTGTGGTCTGAAGCCATTTAA
- a CDS encoding polysaccharide biosynthesis C-terminal domain-containing protein has protein sequence MIRIGITGQNGFTGSNLFNTLALYKEEFELVPFERNYFENIEKLKKFVAQCDVIVHLAAMNRHPDLNVVYETNVSLVKKLIGALEAVNSKAHVLFSSSSQEQLNNIYGQSKKEGRELLNAWAERSGGKFTGLLIPNVFGPFGKPNYNSFIATFCHKLTHGETPEVRQDADVNLIYVDELTEIIIDQIRKDETQPEFIVPYTTTRKVSDVLKLLNAYKDLYFLKGEIPIITDRFELNLFNTFRSYFDIKNHYPVKLVQHTDPRGAFVEVIRLGIGGQCSFSTTMPGITRGNHFHTRKIERFAVIRGKALIQLRKIGTDEVLNFQLDGNEPAYVDMPIWYTHNIKNIGDQELYTIFWINEPYNPKDADTYFETV, from the coding sequence ATGATAAGGATTGGAATTACTGGTCAAAATGGCTTTACCGGCTCCAACTTGTTTAATACACTTGCTTTGTATAAGGAAGAGTTTGAGTTAGTTCCATTTGAACGCAATTATTTTGAGAATATCGAAAAGTTAAAAAAATTTGTTGCTCAATGTGATGTTATTGTACATCTGGCAGCCATGAACCGGCATCCCGATCTTAATGTAGTATACGAAACCAATGTATCCCTGGTTAAGAAATTAATTGGTGCATTAGAAGCTGTCAATTCCAAAGCACATGTATTATTTTCATCCTCTTCCCAGGAACAGTTGAACAATATATATGGGCAATCAAAGAAAGAAGGCCGAGAGTTGCTGAATGCATGGGCAGAACGATCCGGTGGAAAGTTTACAGGTTTGCTTATTCCAAATGTTTTTGGTCCCTTTGGTAAACCCAATTATAACTCCTTTATTGCCACTTTTTGTCATAAATTGACACATGGTGAAACTCCTGAAGTCAGACAGGATGCCGATGTAAACCTGATTTATGTAGATGAGCTGACTGAAATTATCATTGACCAAATCCGGAAAGATGAAACCCAACCGGAGTTTATAGTACCCTATACAACCACTCGCAAAGTTTCGGACGTATTGAAATTGCTGAACGCATATAAGGACCTGTATTTTTTAAAAGGCGAGATACCTATTATTACTGATCGTTTTGAACTGAATCTCTTTAATACCTTTCGTAGCTATTTCGACATAAAAAATCATTACCCCGTAAAACTTGTACAACATACGGATCCAAGAGGCGCCTTTGTAGAGGTGATCCGGTTAGGTATTGGTGGGCAGTGTTCTTTTTCCACCACTATGCCCGGCATTACCAGGGGTAATCATTTCCATACCCGGAAAATTGAGCGATTTGCAGTCATCAGGGGAAAAGCCTTGATCCAACTAAGAAAGATCGGTACAGATGAAGTATTGAATTTTCAATTAGATGGCAACGAGCCCGCTTATGTGGACATGCCGATCTGGTATACGCATAATATTAAAAACATTGGTGACCAGGAATTATATACCATCTTTTGGATCAATGAGCCTTATAATCCTAAAGATGCAGACACTTATTTTGAAACAGTTTAA
- a CDS encoding NAD-dependent epimerase/dehydratase family protein, with amino-acid sequence MTIIITGASGFVGNNLVQSLQRSGKAVKPVSLRNVDWKNQIPKDGDAIIHLAGKAHDTTNRSHKEEEYFHVNRDLTIRIFKQFLDSNITDFFFFSSVKAVADTVDQSLSEENIPSPLTPYGKSKLAAENYLTAQNLPKDKRLFILRPCMIHGPGNKGNLNLLYKLAKKGVPWPLAAFENKRSFLSIDNLCYLVIQMLNNPEIRSGIYNLADDIPLSTNELITLIAKLEDKRPRLWAIPPGLINGLAKIGDTLRFMPLNSERLKKLTESYVVSNQKIKKELNIERLPVSSVEGLQKTIKSFQNK; translated from the coding sequence ATGACAATAATAATAACAGGGGCTTCTGGATTTGTAGGCAATAATCTTGTGCAGTCTTTACAGCGCTCAGGTAAAGCTGTTAAACCAGTATCTTTACGCAATGTTGACTGGAAAAATCAAATTCCAAAAGATGGAGACGCTATAATCCATCTTGCAGGGAAGGCACACGATACTACTAACAGGTCGCATAAAGAAGAAGAATATTTTCATGTTAATCGTGATCTTACAATCAGGATTTTTAAGCAATTCCTTGATTCAAATATTACAGATTTCTTTTTTTTTAGCTCTGTTAAAGCTGTGGCAGATACGGTAGATCAATCCCTTTCAGAAGAAAACATACCGAGTCCTCTTACTCCGTATGGGAAATCGAAACTAGCCGCTGAAAACTATTTAACAGCACAAAATCTCCCTAAAGATAAGCGACTTTTTATTCTTCGCCCTTGTATGATCCACGGGCCAGGAAATAAAGGTAATCTGAATCTACTTTATAAACTTGCAAAAAAAGGGGTACCGTGGCCCTTAGCCGCTTTTGAAAATAAAAGGTCATTTCTGAGTATTGATAATCTATGCTATTTGGTTATACAGATGCTCAATAATCCTGAAATCAGGTCCGGGATATATAATCTTGCAGATGATATACCGTTATCAACAAATGAGTTAATCACGCTGATCGCTAAACTTGAGGACAAGCGGCCTCGTCTTTGGGCCATTCCTCCTGGTCTTATAAATGGTCTGGCAAAAATTGGAGATACGCTTCGGTTTATGCCACTGAATTCAGAGCGCTTAAAAAAATTAACAGAGAGCTATGTTGTATCCAATCAAAAAATCAAAAAAGAGCTCAATATAGAAAGGCTTCCGGTTAGTTCTGTGGAAGGTCTTCAAAAAACAATTAAAAGCTTTCAAAATAAGTAA
- a CDS encoding acyltransferase, with translation MDKIWNGKLSGLISTLLVLVEIILGKIFNKISTILFISNIKKAGENVSIIRGISYRFPKNIEMESNITIGKNTSFFAENIPSKGLLIQDGVSIGGYCHIDFSGGIIIKKDAHIAHRVSISTHDHGYDYKNPPVGKSLEIGEGAFIGSDSCILHNVSVIGKKAVIGTGAIVTKDVPDYAVVAGNPARIIKYITVNK, from the coding sequence ATGGATAAGATTTGGAATGGAAAATTATCAGGATTAATTAGTACACTATTAGTTTTAGTTGAAATAATTCTTGGAAAAATATTTAACAAAATTTCAACAATTTTATTTATCTCAAATATCAAAAAAGCAGGGGAAAATGTGTCTATCATAAGAGGAATTTCATATAGATTTCCCAAAAATATAGAAATGGAAAGCAATATTACCATAGGAAAAAACACATCATTTTTTGCAGAAAATATTCCGAGCAAAGGTTTATTAATCCAAGATGGGGTCAGCATTGGAGGCTACTGCCACATTGATTTTTCAGGAGGAATAATCATTAAAAAGGATGCTCATATCGCACATAGAGTTTCTATATCTACTCACGACCATGGTTATGATTATAAAAATCCGCCGGTGGGCAAAAGTTTAGAAATTGGAGAAGGCGCGTTTATTGGTTCAGATTCTTGTATTCTTCACAATGTTTCTGTAATAGGGAAAAAGGCGGTCATTGGCACTGGAGCAATTGTAACAAAAGATGTACCTGATTATGCAGTAGTTGCGGGCAATCCAGCGAGAATAATTAAATATATAACTGTTAATAAATAA
- a CDS encoding glycosyltransferase family 4 protein has translation MKKKKVLIIPNSGLTKIKEDFYVDERTGKFALELQNLGNKVIFFGQAVKVDTIIHTFKLKENGIEVISLDRKKNKLLNYICLYIKSLKPIFSADYIYIFYPNALKFTGLEAILLRKRYGLYIRGMNHLKGKFSRILYKNSDAVFTVSNFFTAYVNKVVGKNIAETIRPMIALTNKDIIRDRVYNAKHQYKLLYLGRITKEKGLYELLEAINELKSDGINLQLKIVGDGDEINSLKKTCRQLNLLDTVSFEGPCYDQRLIVKYYLNADIYILPTYSEGFPRTLYEAMVYGTPIVTTFVGGIPSIMKNEFNCLEIIPQSAKSIVDVVKRLITNYSQVIGYTKNATTTIERILDTNKLTHAQALNKRIN, from the coding sequence ATGAAGAAAAAAAAAGTATTAATCATTCCTAATTCAGGTCTTACTAAGATTAAGGAAGATTTTTATGTAGATGAAAGAACTGGAAAATTTGCTTTGGAACTCCAAAATTTAGGAAATAAAGTAATTTTTTTTGGGCAAGCAGTAAAAGTGGATACAATTATTCATACATTTAAACTAAAAGAAAACGGAATAGAAGTTATTTCTTTAGATAGAAAAAAAAATAAACTATTAAATTATATATGTTTATATATAAAAAGCTTAAAACCCATATTTTCTGCTGATTATATATACATATTCTACCCTAATGCATTAAAATTCACCGGATTAGAAGCAATTCTGCTCAGAAAAAGATACGGATTATACATTAGGGGCATGAACCATTTAAAAGGAAAGTTTTCAAGAATTTTATACAAAAATTCAGACGCTGTTTTTACAGTTTCCAATTTTTTTACAGCTTATGTTAATAAAGTAGTTGGAAAAAATATAGCAGAAACAATTAGACCTATGATAGCTCTAACCAATAAAGACATTATTAGGGATAGGGTTTATAATGCAAAACATCAGTATAAATTACTATATCTGGGACGAATAACGAAAGAAAAAGGACTTTATGAGCTTTTAGAGGCCATTAATGAGTTAAAATCGGATGGAATTAATTTACAGTTAAAAATTGTAGGGGATGGAGATGAAATTAATAGCTTAAAAAAAACATGTCGACAATTAAATCTGCTGGATACTGTGTCATTTGAAGGCCCATGTTATGACCAACGTCTAATCGTAAAATATTATTTGAATGCTGATATCTACATACTTCCAACATATAGCGAGGGTTTTCCACGAACACTTTATGAAGCAATGGTATATGGTACACCTATTGTTACTACATTTGTGGGAGGAATTCCGTCCATAATGAAAAATGAATTTAATTGTTTGGAAATAATACCGCAATCGGCAAAGTCCATCGTTGATGTTGTAAAAAGATTAATAACCAATTACTCTCAGGTTATTGGTTATACAAAAAATGCGACAACAACTATTGAACGAATTTTAGACACAAATAAATTAACCCATGCTCAGGCATTAAATAAAAGAATTAACTAA
- a CDS encoding UDP-N-acetylglucosamine 4,6-dehydratase — protein sequence MSLNFNIEKFIGEHITHRRQSLFLPDMEKHSQLFEQEIKGKTALVIGGAGTIGSSFIRALVRYQPAKLIVVDINENGLTELVRDCRSRSDLKLPADFKTYPINFNDAVFEKILKQEGPFDIVANFAAHKHVRSEKDIFSIEAMIDNNVIRAKKLLDLLLEHSPRHFFCVSTDKAANPVNVMGASKKLMEEVILAYSQKIKITTARFANVAFSNGSLLAGFIERLIKQQPLSCPSDVKRFFVSPDESGQICLSACILGTSGDIFFPKLAEETMVKFADVVAPFLKEMGYEVNTCASEDEARAAVTGIPGGKYPVYFFSSNTSGEKLYEEFYTEAEDLDLESYQSFGIVKNAERRSLDELDKVIDGLKQVFTNHQATKKDIVSVLNTMIPGFEHIETGMNLDQKM from the coding sequence ATGTCATTAAACTTTAATATTGAAAAATTTATAGGGGAGCACATTACCCACCGCCGGCAAAGTTTGTTCCTGCCGGATATGGAAAAGCATAGCCAACTCTTTGAGCAGGAAATAAAGGGTAAAACCGCATTGGTAATTGGCGGAGCAGGAACCATCGGATCTTCTTTTATCCGCGCATTGGTCAGATACCAGCCGGCAAAACTGATCGTAGTGGATATTAACGAGAACGGATTAACTGAATTAGTACGCGACTGCCGGAGCCGGAGCGATCTGAAACTGCCGGCTGATTTTAAGACCTACCCTATTAATTTTAATGATGCCGTCTTTGAAAAGATCCTTAAACAGGAAGGCCCTTTTGATATCGTAGCCAATTTTGCCGCGCATAAGCATGTACGCTCAGAAAAAGATATCTTTTCGATTGAAGCGATGATTGACAATAACGTGATCCGCGCCAAGAAATTACTGGACCTGTTGCTGGAGCATTCGCCCAGGCATTTTTTCTGTGTTTCTACAGATAAGGCTGCCAACCCGGTAAATGTAATGGGAGCCAGCAAAAAACTGATGGAGGAGGTGATCCTGGCTTATTCCCAGAAAATAAAGATCACCACTGCCCGTTTTGCCAACGTGGCCTTCTCTAATGGCAGTTTGCTGGCGGGCTTTATTGAGCGCCTGATCAAACAGCAGCCGCTCTCCTGCCCTTCTGATGTAAAACGCTTCTTTGTATCGCCGGATGAATCCGGACAGATCTGTCTATCCGCATGCATCCTGGGAACTTCCGGCGATATCTTCTTTCCGAAACTCGCAGAAGAAACCATGGTAAAATTTGCAGATGTGGTAGCCCCCTTTTTAAAGGAAATGGGCTACGAAGTAAATACCTGTGCTTCAGAAGATGAGGCGAGAGCTGCAGTTACTGGTATACCCGGTGGCAAATACCCGGTATACTTTTTCAGCAGTAATACCAGCGGGGAAAAATTATACGAAGAGTTCTATACGGAGGCGGAGGATCTGGACCTCGAAAGTTATCAATCCTTTGGTATTGTAAAAAATGCAGAACGGAGATCACTGGATGAACTGGATAAAGTGATCGACGGCCTCAAACAGGTATTTACAAACCATCAGGCCACCAAGAAGGACATTGTGTCAGTGCTAAACACCATGATCCCGGGCTTTGAGCACATTGAAACCGGCATGAACCTGGATCAGAAGATGTAG
- a CDS encoding glycosyltransferase family 2 protein, with product MAVKKKISVIIPFYSGVDWLEEAVQSVLDQTHYDHEIIVVNDGSPENIASFLSKYERHIIYKFKENGGPASARNLALKCATGDYIAFLDSDDVWLPLKSEKQISFMETTGAMWSHTCCYNWYPSLDKFVLTKNETDYGNVYLQSFISLRINTPSLVIDKRCFDAHPELTFYEDMRYAQDAALWSRIAYYYPLALLKEPLVKVRQRGTNAASRAVVRFNAKSIIYSKIKKGQYKNVPTSILFIYKQYVIGNTILNSLKKSFKTKESTLEFFGKVFWCIPFIQERIIAFRLRSKNIKLYKSFVR from the coding sequence GTGGCAGTTAAAAAGAAGATAAGCGTCATAATACCTTTTTATAGTGGAGTAGATTGGCTAGAAGAAGCTGTTCAAAGTGTGTTAGATCAAACGCATTACGATCATGAAATAATTGTTGTCAATGATGGTTCTCCAGAAAATATAGCATCTTTTCTCTCAAAATATGAAAGACACATAATTTATAAGTTCAAAGAAAATGGAGGGCCAGCAAGTGCTCGTAATTTAGCACTTAAATGTGCAACAGGAGATTATATAGCGTTTCTTGATTCTGATGACGTATGGCTCCCTCTTAAGTCAGAAAAGCAGATATCTTTTATGGAAACAACTGGCGCCATGTGGTCTCACACTTGCTGCTATAATTGGTATCCGAGTTTAGATAAATTCGTTTTAACAAAAAATGAAACGGATTATGGGAATGTATACCTTCAAAGTTTTATTTCATTACGGATTAATACACCTTCTTTAGTAATTGATAAACGTTGTTTTGATGCTCATCCTGAGCTCACATTTTATGAAGATATGAGATATGCACAGGACGCCGCGTTATGGTCCAGGATTGCTTATTATTACCCATTAGCACTTCTGAAAGAACCTCTAGTGAAAGTTAGGCAACGTGGAACAAATGCAGCTTCACGTGCAGTGGTACGTTTTAATGCTAAATCAATTATTTATTCGAAAATTAAAAAAGGACAATATAAAAATGTACCAACCAGTATATTATTCATCTATAAACAGTATGTTATCGGCAATACAATATTGAATTCTTTAAAGAAATCTTTTAAAACAAAAGAAAGTACCTTAGAATTTTTTGGGAAAGTATTTTGGTGTATCCCATTTATACAAGAACGGATTATCGCATTTAGGTTAAGAAGCAAAAATATTAAACTGTATAAATCGTTTGTCAGGTAA